A single window of Chitinophagaceae bacterium DNA harbors:
- a CDS encoding PKD domain-containing protein: protein MQKLVCSLSVFFLFFLSSFFNPLKADKIYFEDQLIIQLYHNEDAEQFVEMLNNSQNPAEWYLKRNLVPSSNIWLLAFNPNLKSVENALDFISRQQEIQIAQFNHTNLVQRAIPNDASYGNQWSMPMISAPDAWDITTGGTTSTGDRIVVAVIDDGFRLSHNDLNFFENIHETNNGQDTDGNGYVDDVNGWNAYQNSGNVTSSFHGTHVSGIVGAIGDNNIGVAGVNWDVDVMAIQGSSGNEATVVAAYGYALTMRQVYDQTNGQQGAFVVSTNASFGVDYGNPSNYPIWCSFYDTLGRYGILSAGATANINLNVDVQGDVPTACPSPYMIAVTNTNSSDNKNNSAAYGANTIHLGAPGTNIYSTGSSNDNDYRNATGTSMATPHVAGAIALMYAAACPGLIEDYKMYPDSFALIFKNLLLDNVDPNSSLSGITITGGRLNLHQAVQAVVDYYSAQECSLDRPPSSDFSAVPLTICNPQEIEFTDKSNFDPQSWFWDFGDGNTSTDQNPTHTYMQNGVYNITLITTNTFGSDTTIKQAYLEINTLSVPDFVSSNNICSNTDEDLQASPVSGGNIFWFDDPETPNSLHKGNTFTVNVSNGQHEYYIQEIEDTVIQNVGETDNNHNGNFFTSNTDRFMYFDAFEDLVIESVKVYANNAGNRTIELRGSNGNVIESLTVNIPGGESRVTLDFMVPQGNNYQLGLGGNNNGLFRSDDQSAINYPYTVSGLISITESDAGADLGFPNRYYYYFFDWEVYKTTCSSPRKLITVNAGPCSSAPVPNFSASTTQICEGETINFTDQSLGNTTAWNWQFTGGSPSVSTDQNPSITYNTPGDYAVSLQVTGPDGDSSVTFTGYINVLPEPDLQFDATNYHICEGESIEINVSGAAFFNWNPSSGLNQSSGSSVIASPQQTTTYTVEGQSGSCSTTETITVEVSPQLSVPPLIVSNNQLSVTVPGPGYQVQWFKNNQEINDANNLVFKAQKSGEYFAVITPPGGCPVQTESVEITVVGFDNLDLQEMQFTVYPNPGNGLFNVHFENLPSETLHVIVYNNIGAEVLLKEIRHEHIYREFHFEIDLRDKSSGIYFLEVQSSEYIYPLQKLIIY, encoded by the coding sequence ATGCAAAAGCTCGTCTGTTCTCTTTCTGTTTTCTTTCTGTTTTTTCTCAGCTCTTTTTTTAATCCACTCAAAGCAGATAAAATCTATTTTGAAGACCAATTGATTATTCAGTTATATCACAACGAAGACGCTGAACAGTTTGTGGAAATGTTGAATAACAGTCAAAATCCGGCTGAATGGTATTTAAAAAGAAACTTAGTCCCTTCTTCAAATATTTGGCTTTTAGCTTTTAATCCAAACTTGAAAAGTGTTGAAAATGCACTTGATTTCATCTCCCGCCAACAAGAAATACAAATAGCCCAATTTAATCATACAAATTTAGTACAAAGAGCCATCCCAAATGATGCCAGTTATGGAAACCAGTGGAGCATGCCCATGATTTCCGCACCTGATGCATGGGATATAACCACCGGAGGAACTACTTCTACAGGTGACAGAATTGTAGTAGCTGTAATAGATGACGGCTTTCGCTTATCGCATAATGATTTAAACTTTTTTGAAAACATACACGAAACTAATAACGGGCAAGATACTGACGGAAACGGCTATGTAGATGATGTGAACGGCTGGAATGCCTATCAAAATTCCGGTAATGTAACTTCCTCTTTTCACGGAACGCATGTATCCGGTATAGTAGGAGCCATTGGGGATAATAACATAGGCGTTGCCGGTGTTAACTGGGATGTAGATGTAATGGCTATACAGGGTTCTTCCGGCAATGAAGCTACTGTGGTCGCAGCTTATGGCTATGCATTAACCATGCGCCAGGTTTATGACCAGACAAATGGCCAGCAGGGAGCCTTTGTGGTTTCTACCAATGCCTCTTTCGGAGTAGATTACGGGAACCCGTCCAATTATCCCATTTGGTGTTCGTTTTATGACACTTTAGGACGATACGGAATACTTTCAGCCGGAGCAACAGCAAACATCAATCTGAATGTGGATGTGCAGGGAGATGTCCCCACCGCTTGTCCCAGCCCGTATATGATAGCTGTCACAAACACCAACTCAAGTGATAATAAAAATAACTCGGCAGCTTACGGAGCCAATACTATTCATTTAGGTGCTCCCGGAACCAATATCTACAGCACAGGCTCAAGCAATGATAATGATTACCGAAATGCCACCGGAACTTCAATGGCAACTCCCCACGTTGCCGGAGCTATTGCACTTATGTATGCCGCTGCCTGCCCCGGATTAATTGAAGATTACAAAATGTATCCGGATAGTTTTGCGCTGATTTTTAAAAATCTTCTTTTAGATAATGTAGACCCAAACAGCTCCCTAAGCGGAATAACCATTACCGGCGGGAGACTCAACCTCCATCAGGCGGTACAGGCTGTCGTTGATTACTATTCCGCACAGGAATGTTCGCTTGACAGGCCTCCTTCCAGTGATTTTTCGGCTGTGCCGCTTACGATTTGCAATCCGCAGGAAATAGAATTTACCGATAAATCAAACTTTGACCCTCAAAGCTGGTTCTGGGATTTTGGAGACGGAAATACCTCTACTGACCAAAACCCTACGCACACTTATATGCAAAACGGAGTGTATAATATTACCCTGATTACAACAAATACTTTCGGGAGTGATACCACTATCAAACAAGCTTATTTAGAAATTAATACACTTTCAGTTCCTGATTTTGTAAGCAGCAACAATATATGCTCAAATACAGATGAAGACCTGCAGGCTTCTCCGGTTTCCGGTGGAAATATCTTTTGGTTTGATGACCCCGAAACGCCTAATTCATTACACAAAGGAAACACTTTTACGGTTAATGTATCAAACGGACAGCACGAATATTACATACAGGAAATTGAAGATACCGTCATACAAAATGTAGGTGAAACAGACAACAATCATAACGGAAACTTTTTCACTTCAAACACCGACAGATTTATGTATTTTGACGCATTTGAAGATTTAGTGATAGAAAGTGTTAAAGTTTATGCCAACAATGCGGGAAACCGAACGATTGAGCTAAGGGGCAGTAATGGCAATGTAATAGAATCCTTAACTGTAAATATTCCCGGTGGTGAAAGCCGGGTCACTTTAGACTTTATGGTTCCTCAGGGGAATAACTATCAATTAGGCTTGGGGGGTAATAACAACGGGCTTTTCAGAAGTGACGATCAGTCCGCTATAAACTATCCTTACACAGTTTCCGGATTGATTTCAATTACCGAATCAGATGCAGGCGCTGACCTTGGATTTCCTAACAGATATTATTACTACTTTTTTGATTGGGAAGTGTATAAAACTACATGTTCCAGTCCCCGAAAGCTGATTACGGTAAATGCCGGTCCGTGCTCTTCAGCGCCGGTACCCAATTTTTCTGCTTCAACCACACAAATCTGTGAAGGCGAAACCATTAACTTTACGGATCAGTCATTGGGAAATACCACTGCCTGGAACTGGCAATTTACAGGAGGCAGTCCTTCTGTTTCAACCGACCAAAACCCTTCCATCACCTATAATACGCCCGGCGACTATGCAGTAAGCTTACAAGTTACAGGACCGGATGGTGACAGCAGTGTGACTTTCACGGGTTATATCAATGTATTACCGGAACCGGATTTACAATTTGATGCAACCAACTACCATATTTGTGAAGGAGAAAGCATAGAAATAAATGTTAGTGGTGCAGCATTCTTTAACTGGAACCCATCAAGTGGTTTAAATCAATCTTCGGGCAGCAGCGTAATAGCTTCTCCACAGCAAACCACCACATATACTGTTGAGGGCCAAAGCGGGAGTTGCAGCACTACCGAAACAATCACGGTAGAAGTCAGTCCGCAGCTATCTGTTCCCCCGCTCATTGTCTCCAATAATCAACTATCGGTAACCGTTCCCGGGCCGGGCTATCAGGTACAGTGGTTTAAAAACAACCAGGAAATCAATGATGCCAACAATTTAGTATTTAAAGCTCAAAAAAGCGGCGAATACTTTGCGGTAATTACACCTCCCGGTGGCTGTCCTGTGCAGACCGAATCTGTAGAGATTACTGTTGTCGGCTTTGACAATCTTGATTTACAAGAAATGCAATTTACGGTTTACCCAAATCCGGGCAATGGCTTATTTAATGTGCATTTTGAAAATTTACCTTCAGAAACATTGCACGTAATAGTTTACAACAACATAGGTGCAGAAGTACTGTTAAAAGAAATTCGTCATGAACATATTTACCGGGAATTTCATTTTGAGATAGACCTGCGTGACAAATCCAGTGGTATCTATTTCTTAGAAGTACAAAGCAGTGAATACATCTATCCGTTACAAAAGCTGATTATCTACTAA
- a CDS encoding T9SS C-terminal target domain-containing protein — MHPWNPNANNTVRALALNGSIIYVGGDFTNIGGASRNRIAAIDVAAGNATAWDPDASQPVRALAVSGSTVYAGGDFTGIGGESRNRIAALDTTTGNATIWNPNANNIVRDIAVSGNIVYVGGQFTSIGGESRNRIAALDAITGNATAWNPNANDNVWTLTVTGSMVYAGGEFTNIGEQTRNNIAALDATTGAPTNWNPNAGSTVWTIAVSGSTVYAGGAFASIGGESRNRIAALDVNTGLATAWDPNVTGLIYALATDGSTVYAGGSFGNIGGAARSNIAALDINTGNATAWNPGANNTVRALAIDDNIIYAGGLFTSIGGDARTYIAALDATTGTPTFWNPNAGGVGVSSVRVLAIEDTTVYAGGSFSFIGATMRSNIAALELDESFFGEATLWDPDANDQVFALAVEGNTVYVGGEFSFIGGEARNNIAALDAITANATAWNPNANNFINALAVEGNTVYIGGSFNSIAGMTRSGFAVMYDIQEFVWTGAADTDWNNPDNWDNGIVPEAGSDIVIPSGLSNYPVFDGVPEIGGLTIENGVTITISNNQSITINGELQNNGSITIESGGNLVQTPGSALYGTGTFHVERFLPGNLSGYRLIASPILNLDISDINNFSASGDPTVQFYIADYIDADVNVSFNNWNSLLANAFIWDESASENIGGTDYRYWQAYINGTMNAGSSYFVYTSGDKTLTFSGSSVHNGEVNVDLSYSNIVNDAAHDGWNYVGNPYPSSIEWDTVAIDLPSGMVNAAYVFDNSLSTNTYRGIYRSYINGVASTPNGFNGVIAPGQGFVVKTTSSLAPGAQLEFNNAHRVATNTSFYKVTKPERSLIRLYAENVNFRDDMVLYFEAGKTVEFDERYDAVKMLNGTGVPSIYTIDDEHTYSIKSMPAFEEAYTIPLGVFIRESGDYTLGLSDLEDFPSTAMIYLEDTETNIITDLRQTDIYEVNLSEGKYDHRFFLHISKPISLETEKAGCAGENGRIILTDLSGNWEFSLKDEDANPIASGDIDGLVSKAIASGNYVIEFIHESGYTTSETIVIGEKAQVHSVFTLSSDEIYTGEEVYFNNASTGANQYIWDMGDGNQLFEENDFTYGYAAPGYYEISLIAKNADCVSESYQQLKVSEVISSTETLENKEQIKIYTIGKQIELNITEMTDLPKSITIYDATGREFKRIEQIGNLPYQTRINMQTAASGIYMIVIESESKRFTEKVVLRE, encoded by the coding sequence TTGCATCCTTGGAACCCCAATGCCAATAACACTGTACGCGCTTTAGCGTTGAACGGTAGCATCATCTATGTAGGGGGTGATTTTACGAACATAGGTGGTGCGTCACGCAATCGTATAGCAGCCATAGATGTTGCCGCTGGCAATGCCACCGCTTGGGATCCGGATGCCAGTCAACCTGTTCGTGCTTTAGCGGTGAGTGGAAGTACGGTCTATGCGGGTGGTGATTTTACAGGTATAGGTGGAGAGTCACGCAATCGCATAGCCGCACTGGATACCACTACCGGCAATGCAACTATCTGGAACCCGAATGCTAATAATATTGTCAGAGACATTGCAGTTAGTGGCAATATAGTCTATGTAGGAGGACAGTTCACAAGTATTGGTGGAGAATCAAGAAATCGTATAGCAGCCTTAGATGCGATCACCGGCAATGCCACCGCCTGGAATCCAAATGCTAATGATAATGTCTGGACACTTACAGTAACGGGTAGCATGGTCTATGCAGGTGGTGAATTCACAAATATAGGCGAGCAGACTCGCAATAATATAGCAGCCTTAGATGCGACCACCGGCGCCCCCACCAACTGGAATCCAAATGCCGGCAGTACTGTCTGGACAATTGCAGTAAGCGGTAGCACTGTTTATGCAGGAGGTGCTTTCGCATCTATTGGTGGAGAATCAAGAAATCGAATAGCTGCTCTGGATGTAAATACCGGCTTAGCTACCGCTTGGGATCCAAATGTTACCGGTTTAATTTATGCCTTAGCTACAGACGGTAGTACAGTTTATGCAGGTGGTTCATTTGGTAACATTGGTGGAGCAGCGCGAAGCAATATAGCAGCACTTGATATAAATACAGGCAATGCTACTGCCTGGAATCCCGGAGCCAATAATACCGTGCGTGCCCTGGCTATAGATGATAACATTATTTATGCAGGAGGGCTGTTCACTTCGATTGGAGGGGATGCACGAACTTATATAGCCGCTTTGGACGCAACTACCGGTACTCCTACTTTTTGGAATCCTAATGCCGGAGGTGTTGGTGTTAGTTCTGTCCGTGTATTAGCCATAGAAGACACTACAGTCTATGCCGGAGGTAGTTTTTCTTTCATTGGTGCAACAATGAGGAGCAATATTGCAGCACTCGAACTTGATGAGTCATTTTTTGGAGAGGCTACATTATGGGATCCAGACGCTAATGATCAGGTTTTCGCTTTGGCCGTAGAGGGGAATACGGTATATGTGGGTGGAGAATTTAGCTTTATAGGTGGTGAGGCGCGAAATAACATAGCTGCATTGGATGCTATTACTGCTAATGCTACTGCCTGGAACCCTAATGCAAACAATTTTATAAATGCTTTAGCTGTAGAAGGCAATACTGTCTATATAGGTGGGAGTTTTAACTCCATTGCCGGAATGACTCGAAGTGGTTTTGCTGTTATGTATGATATACAAGAATTTGTTTGGACCGGTGCAGCTGATACAGATTGGAATAATCCTGATAATTGGGATAATGGAATAGTGCCGGAAGCCGGAAGTGATATAGTTATTCCCTCTGGGCTCAGTAATTATCCCGTCTTTGATGGAGTACCCGAAATAGGTGGCTTAACAATAGAAAACGGAGTTACTATAACCATATCAAACAATCAGTCTATTACTATTAACGGAGAATTGCAAAATAACGGAAGTATTACAATTGAAAGTGGTGGGAATTTAGTTCAAACTCCGGGCAGTGCCCTTTACGGAACAGGTACATTTCATGTAGAACGTTTTCTGCCGGGTAATTTGAGTGGTTACAGGTTGATAGCCTCACCGATTCTAAACTTAGATATTTCAGATATTAACAACTTCTCAGCAAGTGGAGATCCAACAGTCCAATTTTACATTGCTGATTATATAGATGCTGATGTGAATGTAAGCTTTAACAATTGGAATTCACTATTAGCCAATGCTTTTATATGGGATGAATCTGCTTCGGAGAATATCGGAGGCACAGACTACCGCTATTGGCAGGCTTATATAAATGGAACTATGAATGCCGGAAGTAGTTATTTTGTGTATACTTCGGGTGATAAAACACTTACTTTCAGCGGCTCTTCAGTACATAATGGGGAAGTAAACGTAGATTTATCATATTCAAATATTGTAAATGATGCCGCTCACGACGGTTGGAATTATGTGGGTAATCCTTACCCTTCTTCTATTGAGTGGGATACCGTAGCAATTGATTTGCCTTCGGGTATGGTCAATGCAGCCTATGTTTTTGACAATTCATTATCCACAAATACCTACAGAGGAATTTACCGTAGTTATATCAATGGTGTTGCATCCACTCCTAATGGATTTAATGGTGTCATAGCTCCCGGTCAGGGCTTTGTAGTAAAAACAACTTCATCATTAGCTCCGGGTGCACAATTAGAATTTAACAATGCACACAGAGTAGCAACAAATACCAGCTTTTACAAAGTAACAAAACCGGAACGCTCTCTAATCAGGCTGTATGCTGAAAATGTGAATTTCAGAGATGATATGGTATTGTATTTTGAAGCCGGAAAGACAGTTGAATTTGATGAACGTTATGATGCTGTTAAAATGCTGAACGGCACTGGGGTTCCAAGTATTTATACAATTGATGATGAACATACTTACAGCATTAAGTCTATGCCGGCCTTTGAAGAAGCATACACGATTCCACTAGGTGTTTTTATTAGAGAAAGCGGAGACTATACTCTTGGTTTGTCAGATTTAGAGGACTTTCCGTCAACAGCCATGATTTATCTGGAAGATACTGAAACAAACATAATTACTGATTTACGTCAGACAGATATATATGAGGTAAATCTTTCAGAAGGCAAATACGATCATAGATTCTTTTTGCACATTAGCAAACCTATTTCATTAGAAACAGAAAAAGCAGGCTGTGCAGGAGAAAATGGACGAATAATACTGACAGATCTTAGCGGAAATTGGGAGTTTAGCCTAAAAGATGAAGACGCCAATCCAATAGCTTCAGGAGATATAGATGGTTTGGTTTCAAAGGCTATAGCTTCGGGTAATTATGTCATAGAATTTATCCATGAAAGTGGTTATACGACATCAGAAACTATTGTAATAGGCGAAAAAGCTCAAGTCCATTCAGTATTTACACTTAGTAGCGATGAAATATATACCGGAGAGGAGGTTTACTTTAATAATGCAAGTACGGGAGCTAATCAATATATCTGGGATATGGGAGACGGTAATCAGTTGTTTGAGGAAAATGATTTCACTTATGGGTATGCCGCACCCGGCTATTATGAAATCAGCTTAATTGCAAAGAATGCAGATTGTGTATCAGAAAGCTATCAGCAGTTAAAAGTCAGTGAAGTAATTTCTTCCACAGAGACCTTGGAAAACAAAGAGCAGATTAAAATTTATACTATTGGTAAACAGATAGAGCTAAACATAACTGAAATGACTGATTTACCAAAAAGTATAACTATCTATGATGCTACAGGCAGGGAATTTAAGCGCATCGAGCAAATTGGAAATCTGCCATACCAAACAAGAATTAATATGCAAACTGCTGCATCAGGGATTTATATGATAGTTATAGAAAGTGAAAGTAAGCGATTTACAGAGAAAGTGGTGTTGCGTGAATAG
- a CDS encoding PAS domain-containing sensor histidine kinase — MLLSLVFKNFWDIFLSEKNQNPNLLNQCNVHERHLTDKLINHDAKSKQMKSKALKRKLRKRDMWKVVPNEELRRVIECLIKNEVDFKWLVEDNLMICITDENGVCKYSNKKLTDFLGLDENDIFANATPFSFKEIFKIDEKVFNKLHKTPFQVAIQESSVENLNAQERIIKTYCFFVEDDMDFKRNVFISIDITVQANADKVFDELLKQYQPFENPILIFDKKSRLLLYCNEKAEEKWGALAHSQHEIYLSDVFPKISESESSAFEWKDGETYLLNSFDGYFHKVNVKKLHTGDDYIVISCNQYLDNVLAPKLEEYFNEIYGFLGEGIQVVNSKNEVLYFNPAAFNIVSEVFPQVDETQMTNNLYKRADWDKIVENIKQGEAVKVIHELEFEGGKVNFELNYKSVSIQNTNFIITNINNLTKKVTKSYIVKEQDAKLKYLLSNFKDFLTIVDKEGKILFLSSGVNELMRLNEEELIAKPFVDIIHENDKVRFLQIFANPDVQPECNLFRICPDTSEKNFYVELKIEDRTADPLINGIVISCREVTEIKNNLNELNKQKELYKLLSQYSRDLICLHESNGDYIYLSKACEDMLGFKSSELENTSPYEMVHPEDVEKVKNEARKNKRKGIFENTFQYRLRKKDGAYIWVETYTKAIKDNFGRILKLQSSTRDITQQKLSEIALLKSDQQYKDLINYSQAIIATHDSEGRFISVNPYFEKKIGYNQEEVIGKKISYFLPDYHKSDFKNYLKNLKKKKSLIGIFKVLHRNGTPIYLRYHVFKVRGSDENPVYNTVAIDFTEQILIEKHLKTAKQKAEDTAKAKELFLANMSHEIRTPLNGILGLSSLLEKTNLDKQQREYLEVIQNSGDNLLVIINDILDLAKIESGKFNLEEIPFNLAQTIQKNLKPFYYKASAKGIELKLTNFCDEALCLKGDPHRLGQVIINLINNAIKFTNKGSIELVCKPLKTSAGKINLEFTVKDTGIGIPKTKLKSIFESFNQVKNHGFTGTGLGLSICKKLLELQNGSIKAESKLNEGSTFTFQIPFSLVKDNLVKSNAIKIEEIDYSHIIKNAKVLVAEDNTVNQYLIRSILESWNIDYELADNGLMAWEMYNEKKFDLLLLDIEMPGLTGLQLIKKIRKMSDKKKALVPAIALTANAFEGQKYSCLSAGMNNYLSKPFKEKDLIKLISETLTPASRKKSKKVSKEESLMKDYQTKRKVKDDKSLNQKSMVNYNLENISEITGGDSEMMNQILGLFIETVPQTFKELKEAVTKKEWSTAGARAHKLKGSIVTIGAEPTTDLILNMEIDFKNEQNLENAEKRVDEVSVQLTYLIDEFKKKITG, encoded by the coding sequence ATGTTATTATCACTTGTTTTTAAGAATTTTTGGGACATTTTTTTATCTGAAAAAAATCAAAATCCGAATTTATTGAATCAGTGTAATGTACATGAAAGACATTTAACTGATAAATTAATTAACCATGATGCTAAATCAAAGCAAATGAAGAGTAAAGCTCTCAAACGAAAACTGCGTAAAAGAGATATGTGGAAAGTCGTTCCAAATGAAGAATTACGCCGTGTGATTGAATGCTTAATCAAAAATGAGGTTGATTTCAAATGGTTAGTGGAAGACAATTTGATGATTTGTATTACCGATGAAAATGGAGTTTGCAAATACTCAAATAAAAAATTAACAGACTTTTTAGGGCTGGATGAAAATGATATATTTGCTAATGCGACCCCATTCTCTTTTAAAGAAATTTTTAAAATTGATGAAAAAGTATTTAATAAATTACATAAAACCCCTTTTCAGGTTGCAATACAGGAGTCATCAGTTGAAAATTTAAATGCACAGGAAAGAATAATTAAAACATACTGCTTTTTTGTAGAAGATGACATGGATTTTAAAAGGAATGTTTTTATATCTATAGATATCACAGTACAAGCTAATGCCGATAAAGTATTTGATGAGCTGCTGAAGCAATATCAGCCTTTTGAAAATCCAATATTAATTTTTGATAAAAAAAGTCGTTTACTGCTTTATTGTAATGAAAAAGCCGAAGAAAAATGGGGAGCACTAGCACATTCACAACATGAAATTTATTTATCGGATGTATTCCCGAAAATATCTGAAAGCGAGTCCTCAGCTTTTGAATGGAAAGATGGGGAGACTTATCTTTTAAATTCATTTGACGGATACTTTCATAAAGTAAATGTAAAAAAGTTACATACCGGAGACGATTATATAGTTATATCATGTAATCAATATTTAGATAATGTATTGGCACCTAAGCTTGAGGAATATTTTAATGAAATATATGGTTTCCTGGGAGAAGGTATACAGGTAGTTAATTCTAAAAATGAAGTATTATATTTTAATCCGGCTGCTTTTAACATAGTTTCAGAAGTTTTTCCGCAAGTAGATGAAACGCAGATGACGAATAATCTGTATAAACGAGCTGATTGGGATAAAATAGTTGAAAATATTAAGCAAGGCGAAGCAGTTAAAGTTATTCATGAGCTTGAATTTGAAGGAGGTAAAGTCAATTTTGAATTGAACTATAAATCTGTTTCAATACAGAACACTAATTTCATCATTACTAACATCAATAATCTGACTAAAAAAGTTACAAAAAGTTATATAGTCAAAGAGCAAGACGCTAAACTAAAGTACTTACTTTCAAATTTTAAAGATTTTCTTACTATAGTTGATAAAGAAGGGAAGATTTTATTTCTAAGCTCCGGAGTTAATGAATTAATGAGATTGAATGAAGAGGAACTGATTGCGAAACCTTTTGTTGACATAATACACGAAAATGATAAGGTTCGATTTCTTCAAATATTTGCAAATCCGGATGTTCAACCAGAATGTAACTTGTTTAGGATATGTCCGGACACCTCCGAAAAAAACTTTTATGTAGAGTTAAAAATTGAAGATAGAACTGCAGACCCTTTGATAAACGGAATTGTTATTAGTTGTCGGGAAGTAACAGAGATTAAAAACAATTTAAATGAGTTAAATAAACAAAAAGAGCTGTATAAATTGCTATCTCAATACAGTCGTGATTTAATTTGTTTACATGAGTCCAATGGAGATTATATTTATTTATCCAAGGCATGTGAAGATATGCTGGGGTTTAAATCCAGTGAATTAGAAAATACATCACCTTATGAGATGGTTCATCCCGAGGACGTTGAAAAGGTAAAAAACGAGGCCAGAAAAAATAAAAGAAAGGGTATTTTTGAAAATACATTTCAATACAGGCTAAGAAAAAAAGACGGGGCATATATTTGGGTAGAAACTTATACAAAAGCTATAAAAGATAATTTCGGAAGGATATTGAAATTACAAAGCTCCACAAGGGATATCACTCAGCAAAAACTATCAGAAATTGCTTTATTAAAATCTGACCAGCAATATAAAGATCTCATTAATTACAGCCAGGCTATAATAGCTACTCATGATTCAGAAGGACGTTTCATAAGTGTGAATCCTTATTTTGAGAAAAAAATCGGTTATAATCAGGAAGAAGTTATTGGTAAGAAAATTTCATATTTCTTGCCTGACTATCATAAAAGCGATTTTAAAAATTATTTAAAGAATTTAAAAAAGAAAAAAAGCCTTATAGGTATCTTTAAAGTTTTACATAGAAATGGTACCCCAATTTATTTGAGATATCATGTTTTTAAAGTAAGGGGTAGTGATGAAAATCCGGTATATAATACCGTTGCTATTGATTTTACAGAGCAAATTTTAATAGAAAAACATCTTAAAACAGCAAAGCAAAAGGCTGAGGATACGGCTAAAGCCAAAGAGTTGTTTTTGGCTAATATGAGCCATGAAATCAGAACACCATTAAATGGGATATTAGGTTTATCCTCACTTTTAGAAAAAACAAATCTTGATAAGCAGCAAAGAGAATATCTGGAAGTAATCCAAAACTCAGGAGATAACCTTTTGGTAATCATCAATGACATTCTGGATTTGGCAAAAATTGAATCCGGTAAATTTAATTTGGAAGAGATTCCTTTTAATTTAGCTCAAACTATTCAGAAAAATTTAAAGCCTTTTTATTACAAAGCATCAGCTAAAGGAATTGAATTAAAACTTACGAATTTTTGTGATGAGGCATTATGTTTGAAAGGAGATCCGCATAGGTTAGGGCAGGTAATTATAAACTTGATTAATAATGCTATTAAGTTTACTAACAAAGGTTCAATTGAATTAGTCTGTAAACCATTAAAAACAAGTGCAGGGAAAATAAATTTGGAATTTACTGTAAAAGATACCGGAATTGGAATACCAAAAACGAAATTGAAATCAATTTTTGAAAGCTTCAATCAGGTGAAAAATCACGGATTTACAGGAACGGGCTTAGGTCTGTCGATATGTAAAAAGCTTTTGGAATTGCAAAATGGAAGTATAAAGGCTGAAAGTAAACTAAATGAAGGAAGTACATTTACTTTTCAAATACCATTTTCTTTGGTAAAAGATAATTTAGTAAAAAGTAATGCCATTAAAATTGAGGAAATAGATTATTCTCATATAATTAAAAATGCAAAAGTTTTGGTAGCTGAAGACAATACTGTAAATCAGTATTTAATTCGCTCTATTTTAGAAAGTTGGAATATAGATTATGAATTGGCAGATAATGGTCTCATGGCATGGGAAATGTATAATGAGAAAAAGTTTGATTTGTTACTTTTAGATATTGAAATGCCGGGATTGACAGGTTTGCAGCTCATTAAAAAAATACGAAAGATGTCTGATAAAAAGAAAGCGTTAGTGCCGGCTATTGCTCTTACTGCTAATGCTTTTGAAGGTCAGAAATACAGTTGTCTAAGTGCAGGCATGAATAATTATTTGTCTAAACCCTTCAAAGAAAAGGATCTCATTAAATTAATTTCTGAAACTTTGACACCGGCATCTCGTAAAAAATCAAAGAAAGTATCTAAAGAAGAAAGTCTTATGAAAGACTATCAAACGAAAAGAAAAGTTAAAGATGATAAGTCTCTTAATCAAAAAAGTATGGTAAACTACAATTTAGAAAATATAAGCGAAATTACCGGTGGTGATTCGGAAATGATGAATCAGATTCTGGGGCTTTTTATAGAGACTGTGCCACAGACCTTTAAAGAGTTAAAAGAGGCTGTAACTAAAAAAGAATGGTCAACTGCCGGTGCAAGGGCACACAAGCTCAAAGGTTCTATAGTTACCATTGGTGCTGAACCAACAACCGATTTAATCTTAAACATGGAGATTGATTTTAAGAATGAGCAAAATTTAGAAAACGCTGAGAAAAGAGTAGATGAGGTTTCTGTTCAGTTGACATATTTAATCGATGAGTTTAAGAAAAAAATTACCGGTTAG